The DNA sequence GATattcaggaaataaaagatgGTAAGTTTTTAACTTGTGATAAAAGTTAgcatgttatttaaaaaacacttaCATTACAATGAAACTGTTGCACAGCGGTGTTTCCTTTGGAGTTTTGTTTCTACCCAAACTTTCTGCTTGCTGGGGATCtttgaaagcagtaaaaatggaaggaaagtTAATCCTAGATCCACTTGAGTTCTGATTTTTTGAATGAGATAGATGGGtaattttttccctaaaatcaCTAATTATTTGCTTGTAACTTTCTTTCCATTAAGGTCACCATaagatacatattttaaataaagactaGTACTTAAGGTTTCATTTTAGTGTTGTGTTGTAGAGTTTTCATTCTAATGTACTGCAATCTGAAAACttcctgttctgttttgttattttaatggCTAGTACAAGTTGTGTTAATGTTAGAAATATTTGCACAGTTAAAACAGTGTTGCAGCAGAAGAGCAGTCGTCCACCTGTTCCTATTTCCAATGCGACTAAGCGAAGTTTCATGGCTAGCCCTGCTAGTACAAGTCCAGCAGACTTGCAGCCCTCGGCTCAGACAGTCCCTGAAGCTTGCAACAGATACTACCTGCACCCTGAGGAGCCTGACTATCTGTGAGtctgttttcctgttgtttaGACTAAACTTCAATTTATGCTTCCATTTGGATAACCTAGGAACTTCTGCTGCTAAATGTTCTGATTTTGCTACAAACTGAGTGAATTTGCATGATGTGCAGTCAGTCTCTAAAATATTCTCAATTTCAGAGAAACACCTTGCACTGTTATATTCGATCTTTGTTTGGCAAATGCCAGTAAGGCCCACTAGTACATGTCACCATTGCATGACAGAAGAAGTTAGTCTGacttccattttgaaaaaaatgtgaaatatgaaAACTGTTCAAGCAGCTCATCTTTACTAGCCATATTCTATAAATGGTGATATGAAGACAAACTTAAGTAGGATCTAATATACGAGAAGGTTAATGACAAGGTTTTTCAGCTGACCTAAGTTTGATGGCAACCAGTAAGTTATTTCAGCCTTTACTTTGTAACGTACTATTTACATAAGCTACATTTTAAATCTGCTGTTTGATTTCAGGCAGTAGGTTTACTTTTGTATTGTTACATGTGaaaaccttttcttctctttaagtAACTTCTTTAACATTAAAATTAGTGATACATTATCGTGTTTGAAAAGAGGACGGGGTAACTATTACCAGTGTAACTCCGCAACTATGTAATTTTTCTCATTAGAGAGAAAAGATCCTTGTAGTaatgaatttttgcttttctgaattaGCAGCAAAGGAGGAAGCCCTGCCTTTAGCCCTTCCCATCCACTGCTCCCTTTGagacaaaagcaacaaaaatcttTACAGGGAGAAGACAGCCCGGGTAAGTCTACCTtgaatttgcatttcaaaaggCAATGACCATCAATGTCAATAGagtaatgaataaaaatgtaagttcATGCATGTGAATGATCTAAAATTGAATTAAACTGCAGTCAGCCAAGTGGTAAGCATGTTTAGTTTGAGTAAATCATCtttgtttgcattaaaaaatttCAAAGATCTTTTAAGAAAGTTActggatttaaaaaatttttttctctcacaaaTGACCTTATTTCTCAGAATCTCAAGTGCAAGCAATTAAGAGTAATAATGTcaattctgtgaaaaagaaaggaaaaagccacTTGTCAAATGTTCGTAAGACTAGCAAAAGTCTTAGGAAGTACGATTGTCATCCAGAATGACAAACTTACTCTTGACATATTTTgcctgaacatttttttaattactgaaaacCTAGGTTTTGTACTTAGAGATgctcagaatttcttttcttttatcagCTAAGGTACCAACCAAACATTCCAACTGCTTTGGCTCTAACAACATGCAATGAGGAaatgaggactttttttttcttttttgtgtgttttgttttgtttgaggTTGGGGGACTGATGGGGAAAGCAAATTGAACAGTTTCATGTTTGGAAATCCAAAAGTCAGCTATGTATATGTGTCacttttcattgtattttttcaggctttgactgtctgtctgtctttggtTAATATTCCAGCAAATCTATTTTCTGCTGCCATCTCTTGGTGAAAGAGTTTATTATGTTTGCtaataaataaagtaaaagtGCTAGTTTAAAGACGATTTCTAAACCgttaacaatttaaaaaatatttcaggtcaTCGGCATCGTTCTAATTCTCTGACCCGAGTTGACGGGCAGCCACGAGGTTCAGTTCTTGCATGGCCAGAGAGGAAACCCAGGTAACAGATGCATTTAAGTATTACAATACTGTTTAATGAAAGGATACTGTGACGATTTCATTGTAGTAGTGTGGTATCACTTCCTTAGAACTGGACCGAGAGctgcttaattttgttttcttttaatgtacATTTCCGGAGATGGCTGATTTTAGGGTTGCaattgaaaatactttaaacaGTAAGCACTGTTGAAAATTGAAGTATCTGAAGTTGCTGTTTAGTACTGGTGGTCACTTTCAATACAGGatacatttttcaaatggaGCAAAAATTTTAGCTGTCTATATCATGGTCCTTAGTTCAACAAATTGTAACTTTTTGGGCTTAAGTGTCAGTAGACTGTTCTTATCTTTTCTAGGCCTCTGTCTCAGCCAACACCATTTGCTCTTCATCATTCCGCCAGCAGTGATGTGGACCCTGGGTCTGGTGATAGCATTAGTCTGGCTAGATCAATCAGCAAAGACAGTCTTGCTTCAAACATTGTTAATGTAACTCCAAAAAATCAGCCCCATCCTCCATCAATGAAAACTAATGGGAAGAGCCTGCTGAACAATGTTGAAATCGAGGATGAAGATGAAGAGCTTATTGCAATAATCAGATCTGAAGAAAGGCCAAACCGTGGTGATCTTGAACTGCAGAACGCGTCAGCCAGGGTGCCCAGCATAGTTGCAACTGCATGGTCTCCTAGGACAAATAGCGAGACTTCAGAAGGCAAACCAGACAGTTTTTACTTGGAGCCTTTAATGCCTGCCGTTCTAAaaccagcaaaggaaaaacagataaTCAATAAAGAGGATGAATGTGGGGAGGGGAAACAAAGGAATTTTATAACGAAGAGATTAAATGAAGGACACTTGCCTTTGATCCGCAAGAAAGCAAATAGCAGTCATGGTGAGCATGACCTCAATAGGACTTTTACTCCAATTTCTAGTTCTGATTTCACTCCAGTTGCAGATCCTAGTACTGCAGATTCGGTGGCACTGGTGGAGGCAGGTTTAGAAGCTTCCAGACCTTTGGCTAGTAGCAGTTTAGAACCTTCCACTCAGGAGCTATCCACTGGAGgattttttcttcatgctgcTAAATCGGATGATGACATAGCAAGTAAAGTAAATGTAAGTTATGTGAAAAGTCTCAATCCGCATGTTCCGGATACTACATGGGCTATGGTGAGACAGGACTCTGATTCAGATCTCTTAGACATAGAAGACGCTGAACAGGATTTGGTAGTCATAGATGACCATCCTATAGTCACTAAATACATTGGTGAGGAAGAATCTGCAAAATTGCAAGAAGATATGAAGGTAAAAGAACATGAAGATAAGGATGATGCTAGTGGACGTTCCAGCCCATGTTTGAGTACGATTTCTCAAGTTAGCAGTGTGTCAATGACTAGTGGGAGTGTTCGAATGACcaattttgcagaaagaaagcTTCAGAGACTTAATAGCTATGAAGCAAAGTCCAGCACAAGTAGTTCACAAAAGACCACACCAGATGGATCAGAAAGCTGCCCAGCACCACTGACCACGTGGAAACAAAAGCGAGAACAAAGCCCCAACAgacaaaataaagataacgTTAATCTTTTAGCTTCTGAGTTGGTGCAGCTTCATATGCAGTTGGAAGAGAAACGAAGGGCAATAGAAGCtcagaagaagaagatggaagCCTTATCAGCAAGGCAGCGACTAAAATTGGGCAAGGCAGCTTTCTTGCATGTTGTTAAAAAAGGGAAATCTCCTGATGTTCCGCAACCTCTTAAACcagaacattttgcaaaagaatATTCTCGGCACAATGGGGAAGACTTGGATGAAGTTTCTTTGGGTTCCAAATCTGAGGAGTTTCTtgtgaaagaggaggagagagaagaaattctTAATGATTCTCAAGAAGTGACAAAAGTCAAAATGCAAGAAAGCCTAGCTTTTGCTGAGCAACATAAACCAAAAGACTCTGCTGCTATACatgatttggaaaaaagtaaaattatttctgttgccCTCCTAGAAGACAACGTTACTGAAGTGGATATAAATGAATGTGATCTTTCTATTGAAAAACTAAATGAAACAATCAGTACACTTCAGCAGGCTATATTAAAGATTTCTCAGCAACAGGAGCTACTTATGAAATCTCCCTCAGTGCCATCACCGGGATCCAGAAGTAACTCTCAGGACCAAAAGGTAAAACCATCAATTCATTTTGTTGAGCCCCTGTCTCCAACTGGAATGAACAGTCTTCGTAAACCACCTCGATTTGGTCAAGGAAGGGGTCCTCGATCAGGAAGACCAGCTGATCTGAAAGTCACTAAAGACAGACAACAAAATTCAGCACGTGTTAAAACCCCAACACAAAGTCTAGAAACCTTACCACATTTAAGACCATTTCCATCCAATAGCTTGTCAAAGACACCAACCGAAATCGGCTTGGAAGGTAGTCCTGATCATGGAAGTGGTTCTcaagaaaagtgtttttttgATAGCTATAGACTTCATGACGAGAGCAATCAACGGGCACTTGTTCTCTCCACCTCCACAGatgcaaatattatttctgaaatgagCAAAGAGGTGACTAACAGCTTCAAGGAAACAGGGTTGAATTCTTCTGATGgctcaggaaaggaaaatgtccCAGTGGATGAGCCTCTGAGAAGCAAGGCTAATCTCATTGAAGTGGACTTGTCTGACTTAAAAGCTCCAGATGAAGGAGAAGTTGAAAACCAGGATAGCTCTACAGATATAATTAGTGAAGGTGATCAGAAgtctggtgtgggttttttcttcaaggtAAATATATTACCTTTCTGTATTTGGTTATTGTTACACATTTGCCCAGCATTAGATCTATTTTTGTCCACTTCAGTCTTCTGATGGAACGCAGTACATTTTGGTTGCAATattaggattttaaaaaactgcatTGGAAAAGAATTGCTCGCGCAGAAAAAAGTTTTTGGCTTCATGTATGAAATCCTGGTTCTTGTTAACTTTACTAGGAACCAGGATTaaccttgcttttctttttcccttagtTTTTTTCTAGCTGAGAAACAGACAAACATACAAATGTGTTGCAAATACTTAGCacaaaagaatcacagaatgcaAGGGAAGAATTTACCATTTTGAAGTCCCAGCATTCCGTGAACCTGTATCAAcggaaagaaaaaattctgacaGAACACAGGTATCTAGAAAAA is a window from the Gavia stellata isolate bGavSte3 chromosome 24, bGavSte3.hap2, whole genome shotgun sequence genome containing:
- the CAMSAP1 gene encoding calmodulin-regulated spectrin-associated protein 1 yields the protein MPSMVDVDVCAGGDSTRRKMDALTDSAVEIVPLELYDSARAKIAANLQWICAKAYGIDNVPEELKDPFYIDQYEQEHIKPPVIKLLLSSELYCRVCSLILKGDQVAALQGHQSVIQALSRKGIYVMESDDTPVSESDLGCAPIKMSSHMAMIDALMMAYTVEMISIEKVVASVKRFSTFSASKELPYDLEDAMVFWINKVNLKMREITEKEIKLKQQLMESPGHQKSPSKWYWKLVPVRYRRDHLSSRQLPYFPLLEDLMKDGSDGAALLAVIHYYCPEQMKLDDICLKEVTSIADSLYNIQLLREFSNEYLNKCFYLTLEDMLYAPLVLKPNVMVFIAELFWWFENVKPDFVQPRDIQEIKDVKTVLQQKSSRPPVPISNATKRSFMASPASTSPADLQPSAQTVPEACNRYYLHPEEPDYLSKGGSPAFSPSHPLLPLRQKQQKSLQGEDSPGHRHRSNSLTRVDGQPRGSVLAWPERKPRPLSQPTPFALHHSASSDVDPGSGDSISLARSISKDSLASNIVNVTPKNQPHPPSMKTNGKSLLNNVEIEDEDEELIAIIRSEERPNRGDLELQNASARVPSIVATAWSPRTNSETSEGKPDSFYLEPLMPAVLKPAKEKQIINKEDECGEGKQRNFITKRLNEGHLPLIRKKANSSHGEHDLNRTFTPISSSDFTPVADPSTADSVALVEAGLEASRPLASSSLEPSTQELSTGGFFLHAAKSDDDIASKVNVSYVKSLNPHVPDTTWAMVRQDSDSDLLDIEDAEQDLVVIDDHPIVTKYIGEEESAKLQEDMKVKEHEDKDDASGRSSPCLSTISQVSSVSMTSGSVRMTNFAERKLQRLNSYEAKSSTSSSQKTTPDGSESCPAPLTTWKQKREQSPNRQNKDNVNLLASELVQLHMQLEEKRRAIEAQKKKMEALSARQRLKLGKAAFLHVVKKGKSPDVPQPLKPEHFAKEYSRHNGEDLDEVSLGSKSEEFLVKEEEREEILNDSQEVTKVKMQESLAFAEQHKPKDSAAIHDLEKSKIISVALLEDNVTEVDINECDLSIEKLNETISTLQQAILKISQQQELLMKSPSVPSPGSRSNSQDQKVKPSIHFVEPLSPTGMNSLRKPPRFGQGRGPRSGRPADLKVTKDRQQNSARVKTPTQSLETLPHLRPFPSNSLSKTPTEIGLEGSPDHGSGSQEKCFFDSYRLHDESNQRALVLSTSTDANIISEMSKEVTNSFKETGLNSSDGSGKENVPVDEPLRSKANLIEVDLSDLKAPDEGEVENQDSSTDIISEGDQKSGVGFFFKDEQKAEDELAKKRAAFLLKQQRKAEEARIRKQQLEAEVEQKRDEARRKAEEDRIRKEEEKARRELIKQEYLRKKQQQILEEQGLGKPKSKPKKPRPKSVHREESYSDSGTKCSSTPDNLSSAQSGSSLSLASAATTEPESVHSGGTPSQRVESMESLPILSRNPSRNTERDWENASTASSIASVAEYTGPKLFKEPSSKSNKPIIHNAISHCCLAGKVNEPHKNSILEELEKCDANHYIILFRDAGCQFRALYCYYPDTEEIYKLTGTGPKSITKKMIDKLYKYSSDRKQFNVIPAKTMSVSVDALTIHNHLWQAKRPAVPKKTQTRK